Proteins found in one Zea mays cultivar B73 chromosome 1, Zm-B73-REFERENCE-NAM-5.0, whole genome shotgun sequence genomic segment:
- the LOC103637695 gene encoding probable ADP-ribosylation factor GTPase-activating protein AGD8, giving the protein MRINVCGCRGSTVHLHHLSSSSSPPPLPFHLLPPGDSSSSLPRRSIGPPIDRARGRRFQSGVVSIRSGSLPVWVGAMAAMDASADKNAVFRKLRAKSDNKMCFDCNAKNPTWASVTYGVFLCIDCSAAHRSLGVHVSFVRSTNLDSWTPEQLKMMVYGGNNRAQAFFKQHGWTDGGKIEAKYTSRAADLYRQLLAKDVAKSSTEDGNNSWPSSPVAASQAPNQAAAFPDLKLTEVSKENVSEKKDSEIVRSPRAPTHSFKKPIGAKKPGNKTGGLGARKLTSKPNESLYEQKPEEPAPVLPSSVIESTTTRSKSHTSRFDYVENAPALKNGNSSEGNHMSGHVAPPMSSNFFAEFGMDSGYQKKSTSSSSKVQIEESREARQKFSKAKSISSSQFFGDQASFEKDAQVSLQKFSGSSAISSADLFGHPANNSSVDLSASDLINRISFQATQDLSSLKNMAGETGKKLTSMASNIITDLQDRIL; this is encoded by the exons ATGCGTATCAACGTATGCGGATGCAGGGGCAGCACCGTCCACCTCCACCATCTTTCCTCTTCCTCCTCGCCTCCACCCCTTCCCTTCCATCTCCTCCCACCCGGCGACTCCTCTTCCTCTCTGCCGCGCCGATCGATTGGCCCACCCATCGATCGAGCACGGGGAAGAAGATTCCAGTCCGGAGTGGTTTCAATTCGGTCGGGTTCGTTGCCCGTGTGGGTGGGCGCTATGGCGGCGATGGATGCCTCGGCAGATAAGAACGCCGTCTTCCGCAAGCTTCGCGCCAAATCGGACAACAAG ATGTGCTTCGATTGCAACGCCAAGAACCCGACGTGGGCGTCCGTCACCTACGGCGTCTTCCTCTGCATCGACTGCTCGGCGGCGCACCGCAGCCTCGGCGTCCACGTCTCCTTCGTCAG GTCAACAAATTTGGATTCATGGACTCCAGAACAACTGAAAATGATGGTCTATGGCGGAAATAACCGTGCGCAAGCTTTCTTTAAGCAGCATGGTTGGACAGATGGTGGAAAAATTGAAGCAAAGTATACTTCAAGAGCTGCTGACTTGTACCGACAGTTGCTTGCTAAAGACGTTGCTAAAAGCTCTACAGAAGATGGAAACAATAGTTGGCCATCTTCCCCAGTTGCAGCATCCCAGGCTCCAAATCAAGCTGCTGCATTTCCAGATCTCAAGCTGACAGAGGTGTCAAAAGAAAATGTAAgtgaaaagaaagattctgagatTGTTCGTTCGCCTAGAGCTCCAACCCATTCTTTCAAGAAGCCGATTGGTGCTAAAAAGCCTGGAAATAAGACTGGTGGACTTGGTGCACGGAAGCTTACATCAAAG CCAAATGAAAGCCTCTATGAGCAGAAGCCCGAGGAACCAGCTCCCGTCCTGCCATCATCGGTGATTGAGAGTACTACAACTAGGAGCAAATCACATACTTCCCGATTTGATTACGTTGAAAATGCACCTGCTCTTAAGAATGGGAATAGCTCAGAAGGCAACCACATGAGTGGACATGTTGCACCCCCAATGTCGTCAAACTTCTTTGCTGAATTTGGGATGGACAGTGGATATCAGAAAAAATCTACGTCCAGTTCATCCAAAGTGCAG ATTGAGGAAAGCAGGGAAGCAAGACAGAAATTCTCAAAAGCGAAATCAATTTCTTCCTCTCAGTTTTTTGGTGATCAGGCCAGTTTTGAAAAGGACGCTCAAGTCTCTCTCCAAAAGTTTTCT GGTTCCTCTGCGATATCAAGTGCTGACCTATTTGGCCATCCGGCAAACAATTCTAGCGTGGATCTCAGTGCTTCAGATTTGATCAACAGAATCTCGTTCCAG GCCACTCAGGATCTGTCTTCTCTCAAGAACATGGCAGGGGAAACCGGGAAAAAGTTGACATCGATGGCATCCAACATCATCACTGATCTTCAGGACCGCATCCTCTGA